The following is a genomic window from Brevibacterium limosum.
GCCGGTATCCTTCTTCGGGCTCTCATCCTTCGAGCCCGCGTCTGGGCTGTCGGAATCGTCGTCGGAGTTCTCGCTCGGCTCTTCCTTCGGCTCCTCGGCAGGCGCCGGCTCTGCGACGGTCTCCTCCGGCTCTTCCTTCGGCTCAGGCTTCGGTTTCGGCTTGGGCTTCGGCTTAGGGGCGGCCTCGGCCGTGACCACGTCCGTGTCGACGGTGACCGAGGAATCCTGATCACCCTTCTTCGAAGAACCGCCGGCATCGATGTTCGGCGTCTGGTTCTTGAACTCGACGGGAGCCTGCTTCTCGGACTCGGCTGCGACTTTCGCCTCGTCGTCGGTTCCCTGCCCTGCGGCGGGCATGATCGCTGCGGTGAGCAGTCCGCCGCTGGCGGCGACGACTGCGGCACGGCGGCCGAATGCGCCGGAGTTCGTTGCGAGCAGTTCGCTCAGCTCGGTCAGTGGTGTTTTGGCCTTGGCGTTCGCGGCGCGGCGGCCGTGCTGCTTAGATGCCACGATTTCCTCTCGTTGCCTGTCTGAGTATGACGATGTCCTCCACTGTAACGAATTCGTGATCTTCTGTCACGTTTTTGTTACAAACTGATTCGCAGGCAGGTTCGAGGGTATAATTGCAGGTCACAGGGTCGGTGTGGACAAGAATGGCTGGTGGTGGGCTGTGGTTCCGCCTGATTGTGACTGTGATTCAGCGCTCAGTCTCAGCCTTGAATAACGTTTCGTGACATTCGCAAGACGCAATTCTTGGGTCGATCCGCGGCGTTTTTCACGCCTAAACCACCGTGGATCGACCCAAGAATGCCGACGGCGTGAGATCGCGCGTGCGGTGTTGACGGCGCGGGATCGCGCGTGCAGTGGTGACGTCGCGGGATCGCGTGTGTGGTGATGGCAACGCAGTGGCGACGGTGCCGGATCGCGCGTGGTGGTGACTGAGCGTTAGGCTCCGGTCTCGACAGGTCGGCTGGGATCCGATGACCATCCGGACCAGCTCGCGGGGTAGAGACTGGGCTCGATGCCCAGGGTCGCCAGCGCCAGAGCATTGTGACAGGCGGTGACGCCCGAACCGCAGTACACGCCTACCGGCCCGTCGAGGGCGCCCAGCTCCTCGAAGCGTTCCTGCAGAAGAGCCTCGGGCAGGAACGTCCCCGCGGGGACGTTGTCCGTGGCCGGGGCATTCTTCGCCCCGGGAATGTGTCCGGCCTGCGGATCGAGCGGTTCGGTCTCTCCACGGAAGCGCTCACCGGCGCGGGCATCGAGCAGGACTCCGTCGAAGTCGGCCGCCGCCTCGGCGTCGATGACGGGCAGCTTCCCTGGGCTGATCTCCAATGAACTGGGTGTGACTTCGGGGGTGGGTCCTGTCTCGAGCGTCCCGCCGGCGTCACGGAACGCGGAGAGTCCGCCGTCGAGGACGCGGGCGCTCAACCCGGCCCAGCGCAGCAGCCACCAGGCACGGGCCGCGCCGAGGGCGGAATTGTCGTCGTAGACCACGACCTCGGTGTCGGCATCGATGCCCCAGGAGCGCACAGTCTCTTGGAAGGCTTCGGGGCTGGGCAGCGGGTGCCGGCCGGCCGTCGGGTCGGTGCTGCCGTGGTCGGCGAGCTCGGTGTCGAGGTCGACGTAGAGGGCACCGGGGATGTGCCCTGCGGCGAAGTCCTCGCTGCCATCGGGCTTCGGCAGGGTCCAGCGGACGTCGAGCAGCCTCGGCGCCGGAGAATCGGCCATGCGGGTAAGCAGTTCATCGGCGCTGATGAGAACGTCGGAGCGGGTCAATTCGATCTCCTTCTTGTATAGGGTCACACCGTCTGGACGGGATCCAGGGACGGGGTCGCATCGGTCGGGACAGGGTCACACAGGTTGCAACAGGCTCACACCGGTTGGGTGAGCAGGACGACGTGCTTCTCGCCGAGGCGAGTGAACACGAGCGTGGCTTTGTCGCCCTTGGGCAGTTTGAGTTGGCGGCGGACCTGGTCGGGAACGATGTCGGCACCGCGTTTCTTGATCACGACCGAACCGATTCCGCGGGAGACGAGCTCCTTGCGCAGGCTCG
Proteins encoded in this region:
- a CDS encoding C40 family peptidase; the encoded protein is MASKQHGRRAANAKAKTPLTELSELLATNSGAFGRRAAVVAASGGLLTAAIMPAAGQGTDDEAKVAAESEKQAPVEFKNQTPNIDAGGSSKKGDQDSSVTVDTDVVTAEAAPKPKPKPKPKPEPKEEPEETVAEPAPAEEPKEEPSENSDDDSDSPDAGSKDESPKKDTGGSDDSGPIDGSKAEQVLGWAEKGVGTPYVFGGTSQSGWDCSGYTSWVYSHVGVDLPRQSGAQKESGTVVSESEAKPGDLIWHPGHVGIYAGDGKMYDAGSPGSGTSKRSYSWMGDVTFIRVL
- a CDS encoding sulfurtransferase, yielding MTRSDVLISADELLTRMADSPAPRLLDVRWTLPKPDGSEDFAAGHIPGALYVDLDTELADHGSTDPTAGRHPLPSPEAFQETVRSWGIDADTEVVVYDDNSALGAARAWWLLRWAGLSARVLDGGLSAFRDAGGTLETGPTPEVTPSSLEISPGKLPVIDAEAAADFDGVLLDARAGERFRGETEPLDPQAGHIPGAKNAPATDNVPAGTFLPEALLQERFEELGALDGPVGVYCGSGVTACHNALALATLGIEPSLYPASWSGWSSDPSRPVETGA